A genome region from Streptomyces sp. S4.7 includes the following:
- a CDS encoding non-ribosomal peptide synthetase, protein MSTQKRGIEGVFPLSPLQEGILFHSAYDERELDVYTVQIVFDLEGAVDRDALHAAASALLRRHPNLRAAFRYEGLSQPVQAVARTVETPWRDEDVSAAADPESAAAALVEEDRWTRFDLRRPPLVRFLLIRRGEGRFRFVLTHHHILWDGWSTPVLLRELMTLYRQSGDDRGLPRVPPYQDYLRWLSQRDRDASERAWREALDGLDGPTLLAPGPRPVRVPEQVRATVDRETTAALTRRAREWGVTLNTVVQAAWALVLSWTTGRSDVVFGATVSGRPAELPGMERMVGLLLNTVPVRVAVDARASLRELAVRLQREQSALVEHQYVSLAEIQRWAGHGELFDTATVFENYPVSAEGMADGSGEELPVKVIGAVVRDATHYALALIIEPSDALGLRLSHRPDAVGTELARATVRRLTAVLSAMAATPDHATGSLELLDPAERDTVLRRWNDTVAPLPPGTVSDWFERQAAATPAATAVTSGQDQLSYAELNDRANRLARVLRARGVRAESFVGALLPRGTELLVTLLAVWKAGGAYVPLDPAYPADRLAHVVGDARPVLTVTTRELADRLPGAAARLELDAPGTAAETAAADPSDPGVAVPAYAAAYAIYTSGSTGRPKGVVVPRANVANLVAWAHREWGAERLARVVCSTSTSFDVSVFELFPPLTCGGTVRLVDNALSLAEPAVTEGADLVSGVPSALTHVLTGHDVRWDVGTVVLAGEAFTAAALETVRAAAPDARVYNCYGPTEATVYATVWRDRDDDGSPDIGVPLPNTRAYVLDPLLRPMPPGAVGELYLAGAGVARGYLGRAALTADRFVADPFGDGGARMYRTGDLVRWTGDGALTYLGRADDQVKVRGFRIELGEIETHLARHDDVAQVVAAVREDRADGPELIAYAVRRPGHSGSDLREHLRTRLPDHMVPAAVVDLDALPLNPNGKVDRAALPAPERRLAASRDPRDPREEILCELFAEVLALPSVGVDDHFFHLGGHSLLATRLIGRIRTVLQAELSIRTLFDAPTPAGVARALEHAADARPPLVRAVPRPDRLPVSYAQQRLWFIHRFEGPSPAYNIPVAVRMSGPLDVDALRSALADTAVRHESLRTVFTEDDAGPVQVVLPPGKAVPELTVSHVAENELAGALSAAARHTFDLTHEPPLRASLLRLSETESVLLLLLHHIAGDGWSLRPLLRDVTDAYTVRAEGREPDAAPLPVQYADYTLWQQRVLGSEDDEHSLLAEQLRYWREQLHGLPEELPLPLDRPRPVRAGYRGGRLPLEVPAELHAGIVTTAQRHGCSVFMVLHAALAATLSRFGAGTDVPLGTTIAGRTDDASADLVGFFVNTLVLRTDLSGDPTFAELLRRVRTTDLAAYRHQDVPFERLVEELNPARSAARHPLFQAMLTLGTTGDVHGDREFATPGGLTVSPERTGSGTAKFDLLLALSERRAADGTPFGLSGGLEYSAELFEPETARALADGFLRVLTQAVGSPKRRLSRLDVLGEQRRAALLESGSGGPGQTAHRTLAETFEEQVRRTPRREAVVDEGTILGYAELNARANRLARLLLRHGVGPEHVVGVATGRGAQLHIATLAVWKAGAAYLPLDPAQPAERTARTLAEARPTVVVTVDARRADLPPVPGGTLLVLDAPSTAGETDALPDGDLGPADGVRPMAPDHPAYVLYTSGSTGRPKGVVMPAGALLNLAHWHRRAFGTEHPVRTAQFTAATFDVSVQEAVGALLHGNALVVVPEDVRRDPRALAHWLREHRVRELFAPHLVLDALASAALADGVDLPELDTLVQAGEALTPGADLRAFCAALPARRLYNNYGPTETHVVSALALPAAADDWPDPVPIGAPLPGTRLHVLDERLDPVSVGVTGELYVAGTGLARGYLSRPGLTAERFLAAPFGPPGSRMYRTGDLVRWRRDGTLAFLGRADGQLKLRGFRVEPGEIENVLLAHADVARAAVLAAPGEATRLVAYVVPAPGRTADPRELRAHAARQLPAYMVPATFVPLDDLPLTANGKLDRAALPVPEATPSGGRTLARTPQEELLCELFAEVLGLESAGVDDDFFLLGGHSMLAIRLLRRIESVLGVQLAVRDVFAAPTPAGLSGRLGAGDEENAFATLLPLRTGGTQRPLFCLHPGSGLSWCYSGLLKQLPSDLPVYGLQAARPSAGERFPATMEEMAADYLERVREVQPSGPYRLLGWSFGGQIAYALATLLQERGESVELLTLVDAYPNDRRRPKDDRYGLMARRFRDAGIAVGEEELEEDLEPVLARYLESVRAEGGSLAQLRDEEIRDRFEVYVNNVLLMQRYVPSLFRGDVEFFTGTHEQLVSEVSTAQWKPYLEGRLSEHPTGVAHGDMLRDPGVLAALGEVLTARLGLAAFPSAPPARARTRRSRPRRTAEAHVRQRSHDQ, encoded by the coding sequence ATGAGCACGCAGAAGCGCGGCATCGAGGGCGTGTTCCCGCTGTCCCCCCTGCAGGAGGGCATCCTCTTCCACAGCGCGTACGACGAGCGCGAACTCGACGTCTACACCGTGCAGATCGTCTTCGACCTGGAGGGCGCGGTGGACCGGGACGCACTGCACGCCGCGGCGTCGGCACTGCTGCGCCGCCACCCGAACCTGCGCGCCGCGTTCCGCTACGAGGGGCTGTCGCAGCCGGTGCAGGCGGTGGCGCGGACGGTGGAGACGCCGTGGCGCGACGAGGACGTCTCGGCCGCCGCCGACCCGGAGTCCGCCGCCGCGGCCCTCGTCGAGGAGGACCGCTGGACGCGCTTCGACCTGCGCCGCCCGCCGCTGGTCCGCTTCCTGCTGATACGCCGGGGCGAGGGCCGCTTCCGCTTCGTCCTGACCCACCACCACATCCTCTGGGACGGCTGGTCCACCCCGGTCCTGCTGCGCGAGCTGATGACGCTCTACCGGCAAAGCGGCGACGACCGCGGCCTGCCGCGCGTACCTCCGTACCAGGACTACCTGCGGTGGCTCTCCCAACGGGACCGGGACGCCTCCGAGCGCGCCTGGCGCGAGGCGCTGGACGGCCTGGACGGGCCCACGCTCCTCGCTCCCGGACCGCGCCCCGTGCGGGTGCCCGAGCAGGTCCGCGCGACCGTGGACCGCGAGACCACCGCCGCGCTCACCCGGCGGGCACGCGAGTGGGGCGTCACCCTGAACACGGTGGTACAGGCCGCCTGGGCGCTCGTGCTGTCCTGGACGACCGGACGCTCCGACGTCGTCTTCGGGGCCACTGTCTCCGGCCGCCCTGCCGAACTCCCGGGCATGGAACGGATGGTGGGCCTCCTCCTCAACACCGTGCCCGTACGGGTCGCGGTCGACGCCCGCGCCTCCCTGCGCGAGCTGGCGGTACGCCTCCAGCGGGAGCAGTCGGCCCTGGTGGAGCACCAGTACGTCAGCCTCGCCGAGATCCAGCGCTGGGCCGGCCACGGCGAACTCTTCGACACCGCCACGGTCTTCGAGAACTACCCGGTCAGCGCCGAGGGCATGGCGGACGGCTCCGGCGAGGAGCTCCCCGTGAAGGTGATCGGGGCCGTTGTGCGCGACGCCACGCACTACGCGCTCGCCCTGATCATCGAGCCGTCCGACGCACTCGGACTGCGGCTCAGCCACCGCCCGGACGCGGTCGGCACCGAACTGGCCCGCGCGACCGTACGGCGCCTGACCGCCGTGCTGTCCGCGATGGCCGCCACCCCCGACCACGCCACCGGCTCCCTGGAACTGCTGGACCCGGCCGAACGCGACACCGTCCTGCGCCGCTGGAACGACACCGTCGCGCCGCTGCCGCCCGGCACGGTCTCCGACTGGTTCGAGCGGCAGGCCGCCGCCACGCCCGCGGCGACCGCCGTGACGTCCGGCCAAGACCAGCTGTCGTACGCCGAGCTGAACGACCGCGCGAACCGGCTCGCCCGGGTGCTGCGCGCCCGCGGCGTACGCGCCGAGTCGTTCGTCGGCGCCCTGCTGCCCCGCGGCACCGAGCTGCTGGTGACGCTGCTCGCGGTGTGGAAGGCGGGCGGCGCCTACGTTCCGCTCGACCCCGCCTATCCGGCCGACCGGCTGGCGCACGTCGTGGGCGACGCCCGGCCCGTACTGACCGTCACCACCCGCGAGTTGGCCGACCGGCTGCCCGGCGCCGCCGCCCGGCTGGAGCTGGACGCGCCGGGCACGGCCGCCGAGACCGCGGCGGCGGACCCGTCCGACCCCGGCGTCGCCGTACCCGCGTACGCCGCCGCGTACGCCATCTACACCTCCGGCTCGACGGGCCGCCCCAAAGGCGTCGTCGTGCCCAGGGCGAACGTCGCCAACCTCGTGGCGTGGGCCCACCGCGAGTGGGGCGCCGAGCGGCTCGCCCGGGTCGTGTGCTCCACGTCGACGAGCTTCGACGTCTCGGTCTTCGAGCTGTTCCCTCCGCTGACATGCGGCGGCACGGTGCGGCTCGTGGACAACGCGCTGTCCCTCGCGGAGCCCGCCGTGACCGAGGGCGCCGACCTCGTCAGCGGCGTGCCCTCCGCCCTCACCCACGTCCTCACCGGCCACGACGTGCGCTGGGACGTGGGCACGGTCGTCCTGGCCGGCGAGGCGTTCACCGCCGCGGCCCTGGAGACGGTCCGCGCGGCCGCGCCCGACGCCCGCGTCTACAACTGCTACGGGCCCACCGAGGCCACCGTGTACGCGACCGTCTGGCGTGACCGCGACGACGACGGCAGCCCGGACATCGGCGTGCCACTCCCCAACACCCGTGCTTACGTACTCGATCCGCTGCTCCGCCCGATGCCCCCCGGCGCCGTCGGCGAGCTCTACCTCGCCGGCGCCGGTGTCGCCCGCGGCTACCTGGGCCGGGCCGCGCTCACCGCGGACCGGTTCGTCGCCGACCCGTTCGGCGACGGCGGCGCGCGCATGTACCGCACCGGCGACCTGGTGCGGTGGACCGGCGACGGCGCGCTCACCTACCTCGGCCGGGCCGACGACCAGGTCAAGGTCCGCGGCTTCCGCATCGAGCTCGGCGAGATCGAGACCCACCTCGCCCGGCACGACGACGTCGCGCAGGTGGTGGCCGCGGTCCGGGAGGACCGCGCCGACGGCCCCGAACTGATCGCCTACGCCGTACGCCGCCCCGGCCACAGCGGATCCGACCTGCGGGAGCACCTGCGCACCCGCCTGCCCGACCACATGGTTCCGGCCGCCGTCGTCGACCTCGACGCCCTGCCGCTCAACCCGAACGGCAAGGTCGACCGCGCCGCGCTCCCCGCACCCGAACGCCGCCTCGCCGCCTCCCGCGACCCGCGCGACCCGCGCGAGGAGATCCTGTGCGAGCTGTTCGCGGAAGTCCTCGCGCTGCCGTCCGTCGGCGTCGACGACCACTTCTTCCACCTCGGCGGGCACTCGCTGCTCGCCACCCGGCTGATCGGCCGCATCCGCACCGTCCTCCAGGCCGAGCTCTCCATCAGGACCCTCTTCGACGCGCCCACGCCCGCGGGCGTCGCCCGCGCGCTCGAACACGCCGCCGACGCACGCCCCCCGCTGGTACGGGCCGTACCGCGCCCCGACCGGCTCCCGGTGTCGTACGCGCAGCAGCGGCTGTGGTTCATCCACCGCTTCGAGGGGCCGAGCCCCGCGTACAACATCCCCGTCGCCGTGCGGATGAGCGGGCCGCTGGACGTCGACGCGCTGCGCTCCGCGCTCGCCGACACCGCCGTCCGCCACGAGTCCCTGCGCACCGTGTTCACCGAGGACGACGCCGGGCCCGTCCAGGTGGTGCTCCCGCCGGGCAAGGCCGTGCCCGAGCTGACGGTGTCGCACGTCGCCGAGAACGAGCTCGCCGGCGCGCTGTCCGCGGCCGCCCGCCACACCTTCGACCTCACCCACGAACCGCCCCTGCGGGCTTCGCTGCTGCGGCTGTCCGAGACGGAGTCCGTACTCCTCCTGCTACTGCACCACATCGCCGGCGACGGCTGGTCGTTGCGGCCGCTGCTGCGGGACGTCACCGACGCCTACACCGTCCGGGCCGAGGGCCGCGAACCGGACGCGGCACCCTTGCCCGTCCAGTACGCCGACTACACCCTGTGGCAGCAGCGGGTCCTCGGCTCCGAGGACGACGAGCACAGCCTCCTCGCGGAGCAACTTCGCTACTGGCGCGAGCAGTTGCACGGCCTGCCGGAGGAACTCCCGCTGCCGTTGGACCGTCCGCGCCCCGTGCGCGCCGGCTACCGCGGCGGCAGGTTGCCCCTGGAGGTCCCCGCCGAGCTGCACGCCGGGATCGTCACCACCGCCCAGCGGCACGGATGCAGCGTCTTCATGGTCCTGCACGCCGCGCTGGCGGCGACGCTCTCCCGCTTCGGCGCGGGCACGGACGTACCCCTCGGCACGACTATCGCGGGCCGCACCGACGACGCGTCCGCCGACCTCGTCGGCTTCTTCGTCAACACCCTCGTGCTGCGCACCGACCTCTCGGGCGACCCGACGTTCGCCGAGCTGCTGCGCCGGGTGCGCACCACCGACCTGGCCGCCTACCGGCACCAGGACGTGCCGTTCGAGAGGCTGGTGGAGGAGCTGAACCCCGCCAGGTCGGCCGCCCGGCACCCGCTCTTCCAGGCCATGCTGACCCTCGGCACCACGGGAGACGTGCACGGCGACCGGGAGTTCGCGACCCCTGGCGGGCTCACTGTGAGCCCCGAGCGGACCGGTTCGGGCACGGCGAAGTTCGACCTGCTGCTCGCCCTCAGCGAGCGCCGCGCCGCCGACGGCACGCCGTTCGGTCTGTCCGGCGGACTGGAGTACAGCGCGGAACTTTTCGAGCCGGAGACCGCGAGGGCGCTCGCCGACGGATTCCTCCGCGTCCTCACCCAGGCCGTCGGCTCGCCCAAGCGGCGGCTCAGCCGCCTGGACGTCCTCGGCGAGCAGCGGCGCGCCGCGCTCCTGGAGAGCGGCAGCGGCGGCCCCGGCCAGACGGCGCACCGCACCCTCGCGGAGACCTTCGAGGAGCAGGTGCGCCGCACCCCCCGGCGCGAGGCGGTCGTCGACGAAGGCACCATCCTCGGCTACGCCGAGCTGAACGCTCGCGCCAACCGGCTCGCCCGCCTCCTGCTGCGGCACGGTGTCGGGCCCGAACACGTCGTCGGCGTCGCCACCGGCCGGGGCGCGCAGCTGCACATCGCGACGCTGGCCGTATGGAAGGCTGGAGCCGCCTATCTGCCGCTTGACCCCGCCCAGCCCGCCGAACGCACCGCCCGCACGCTCGCCGAGGCCCGGCCGACCGTGGTCGTCACGGTCGACGCGCGGCGCGCGGACCTGCCGCCCGTACCCGGCGGCACACTCCTCGTGCTCGACGCGCCCTCCACGGCGGGGGAGACGGACGCACTGCCGGACGGAGACCTCGGCCCCGCGGACGGCGTCCGCCCCATGGCGCCGGACCACCCCGCGTACGTCCTCTACACCTCCGGCTCCACCGGCCGGCCCAAGGGCGTCGTCATGCCGGCCGGTGCCCTGCTCAACCTGGCCCATTGGCACCGCAGGGCCTTCGGCACAGAACACCCCGTCCGCACCGCGCAGTTCACCGCGGCCACCTTCGATGTCTCGGTGCAGGAGGCCGTCGGCGCGCTGCTCCACGGGAACGCCCTGGTCGTCGTCCCCGAGGACGTGCGCCGCGACCCGCGCGCACTGGCGCACTGGCTGCGCGAGCACCGGGTGCGGGAGCTCTTTGCGCCCCACCTCGTGCTCGACGCCCTGGCGTCCGCCGCCCTCGCCGACGGCGTCGACCTCCCGGAGCTGGACACCCTCGTCCAGGCAGGCGAGGCCCTGACCCCCGGCGCGGACCTCAGAGCGTTCTGCGCGGCGCTGCCCGCACGCCGCCTCTACAACAACTACGGCCCGACCGAGACCCACGTGGTCAGCGCCCTCGCCCTGCCCGCCGCCGCGGACGACTGGCCCGACCCCGTACCGATCGGCGCGCCTCTGCCCGGCACCCGGCTCCACGTGCTTGACGAGCGCCTCGACCCCGTCTCCGTCGGTGTCACGGGCGAGCTGTACGTGGCCGGCACCGGACTCGCGCGCGGCTACCTCTCCCGCCCAGGGCTCACCGCCGAACGGTTCCTGGCCGCGCCCTTCGGCCCGCCGGGCAGCCGGATGTACCGCACCGGCGACCTCGTACGGTGGCGGCGCGACGGCACCCTCGCCTTCCTCGGCCGGGCCGACGGCCAGCTCAAGCTGCGCGGCTTCCGGGTGGAGCCGGGCGAGATCGAGAACGTCCTGCTCGCGCACGCCGACGTCGCCCGGGCCGCCGTCCTGGCCGCGCCCGGGGAAGCGACGCGGCTCGTCGCCTACGTGGTCCCGGCCCCCGGCCGCACGGCCGACCCCCGGGAACTGCGGGCCCACGCCGCCCGGCAGCTGCCCGCGTACATGGTGCCCGCGACCTTCGTCCCGCTCGACGACCTGCCGCTGACCGCCAACGGCAAGCTCGACCGCGCCGCCCTCCCGGTACCGGAGGCGACCCCGTCGGGCGGCCGCACCCTGGCCCGCACCCCGCAGGAGGAGCTGCTGTGCGAGCTGTTCGCCGAGGTGCTCGGGCTGGAGAGCGCCGGGGTGGACGACGACTTCTTCCTCCTGGGCGGCCACTCGATGCTCGCGATCCGGCTGCTCCGCCGGATCGAGTCCGTCCTCGGCGTGCAGCTGGCAGTGCGGGACGTCTTCGCCGCGCCCACGCCCGCCGGGCTCTCCGGGCGGCTCGGCGCGGGGGACGAGGAGAACGCCTTCGCCACCCTGCTGCCGCTGCGCACAGGCGGGACGCAGCGCCCGCTGTTCTGTCTGCACCCCGGCTCCGGCCTCAGCTGGTGCTACAGCGGACTGCTGAAGCAGCTGCCGTCCGACCTGCCCGTCTACGGCCTCCAGGCCGCACGGCCCTCGGCCGGCGAACGCTTCCCCGCGACGATGGAGGAGATGGCGGCCGACTACCTCGAGCGCGTCCGCGAGGTGCAGCCGTCGGGCCCGTACCGGCTGCTGGGCTGGTCGTTCGGCGGGCAGATCGCCTACGCGCTGGCCACCCTCCTCCAGGAGCGCGGCGAGAGCGTCGAGCTGCTGACGCTCGTCGACGCCTACCCCAACGACCGCCGCCGGCCGAAGGACGACAGGTACGGGCTGATGGCCCGCCGTTTCCGCGACGCCGGTATCGCCGTCGGCGAGGAGGAGCTGGAGGAGGACCTCGAGCCGGTCCTCGCCCGCTACCTGGAGAGCGTGCGCGCCGAGGGCGGTTCGCTGGCGCAGCTGCGGGACGAGGAGATCCGCGACCGCTTCGAGGTGTACGTCAACAACGTGCTGCTGATGCAGCGTTACGTGCCCTCTCTCTTCCGCGGCGACGTCGAGTTCTTCACCGGCACGCACGAGCAACTGGTGAGCGAGGTCTCCACCGCGCAGTGGAAGCCGTACCTGGAGGGGCGGCTGAGCGAGCACCCCACCGGCGTCGCCCACGGGGACATGCTCCGGGACCCCGGCGTCCTGGCGGCGCTGGGCGAGGTGCTGACCGCACGCCTCGGCCTCGCCGCGTTCCCGTCCGCGCCGCCCGCCCGTGCCCGAACCCGACGCAGCCGCCCCCGGAGGACGGCTGAAGCCCACGTCCGACAGAGGTCCCATGATCAGTGA
- the aztD gene encoding zinc metallochaperone AztD, producing the protein MNKPIRTRAITGTAIALAVSSVLTACGGEATSSSDTKAKTAPSTKAVAVTDPLVATFDGGLYVLDGESLKLADTIELPGFNRLNPAGDDSHVVVSTDAGFRVLNAAEQSFTGIEYEGAKPGHVVRHADKTVLFTDGTGEVNVFDPDDLAGGSKPQGRAYTSAEPHHGVAIELSNGELLSTLGTEEKRTGALVLDKNNKEIKRNEKCPGVHGEAAAKGEAIGIGCEDGILIYKDGKFTKVDAPDDYGRIGNQSGSDASPILLGDYKTDPEAELERPTRISLINTETGKLRLVDLGTSYSFRSLGRGPHGEALLLGTNGTLHVIDPETGKVDKKIPVVDEWQEPLDWQQPRPTLFVRDHTAYVSEPGKRKLHAIDIESGKKVTSVTLPKSTNELSGTVAGH; encoded by the coding sequence GTGAACAAGCCGATACGCACCAGAGCCATCACGGGCACGGCCATTGCTCTGGCGGTCTCCTCGGTCCTGACCGCCTGTGGAGGAGAGGCCACCTCCTCGTCCGACACGAAGGCCAAGACTGCGCCGAGCACCAAGGCCGTAGCGGTCACGGACCCGCTGGTCGCCACCTTCGACGGAGGACTGTACGTCCTGGACGGCGAGAGCCTGAAGCTGGCCGACACGATCGAGCTGCCCGGCTTCAACCGTCTCAACCCCGCCGGCGACGACTCCCACGTCGTCGTCTCCACTGATGCCGGTTTTCGCGTCCTGAACGCCGCCGAACAGAGTTTCACCGGCATCGAATACGAGGGCGCCAAGCCCGGACACGTCGTACGGCACGCCGACAAAACGGTCCTGTTCACCGACGGCACCGGCGAGGTCAACGTCTTCGACCCCGACGACCTCGCGGGCGGCAGCAAGCCGCAAGGCCGCGCCTACACCTCCGCCGAGCCGCACCACGGCGTCGCCATCGAACTGAGCAACGGCGAACTCCTCAGCACCCTCGGCACCGAGGAGAAGCGCACCGGCGCCCTTGTCCTGGACAAGAACAACAAGGAGATCAAGCGCAACGAGAAGTGCCCCGGCGTCCACGGCGAGGCCGCGGCCAAGGGCGAGGCCATCGGCATCGGCTGCGAGGACGGCATCCTGATCTACAAGGACGGCAAGTTCACCAAGGTCGACGCCCCCGACGACTACGGCCGCATCGGTAACCAGAGTGGCAGCGACGCATCGCCCATTCTCCTGGGCGACTACAAGACCGACCCGGAGGCCGAACTGGAGCGGCCGACACGCATCTCCCTCATCAACACCGAGACCGGGAAACTGCGCCTCGTCGACCTGGGCACCAGCTACTCCTTCCGCTCACTCGGCCGCGGACCCCACGGCGAGGCACTCCTCCTGGGCACCAACGGCACCCTCCACGTCATCGACCCCGAAACGGGCAAGGTGGACAAGAAGATCCCCGTCGTGGACGAGTGGCAGGAGCCGCTGGACTGGCAGCAGCCCCGGCCCACCCTCTTCGTCCGCGACCACACCGCGTACGTCTCCGAGCCGGGCAAGCGCAAACTGCACGCCATCGACATCGAATCTGGCAAGAAGGTCACGTCCGTGACCCTGCCGAAGAGCACGAACGAACTGTCCGGCACCGTCGCCGGCCACTGA
- the aztC gene encoding zinc ABC transporter substrate-binding protein AztC, giving the protein MTRRTRQTRGPRPLRTFLPVLLILALAVAGTACTSSGDQPRVVVTTNILGDITQEIVGDGAEVTVLMQPNADPHSFGLSAVQAAELERADLVIFNGLGLEENVLRHVEAAREAGVATFEAGKAVDPLTFQAHDDGGPEEETGQPDPHFWTDPDRVRKAADLIADQVVEHVDGVDETAVRDNADRYDDQLADLTTWMEKSLDRIPEQRRALVTNHHVFGYLAERFDFRVVGAVIPSGTTLASPSSSDLRSLTQAMRKAGVQTVFADSSQPKRLAEVLRTEMDGQVRVVELYSESLTEKGKGAGTYLQMMRANTTAMTDGLTGA; this is encoded by the coding sequence ATGACACGACGGACGAGACAGACGCGAGGGCCGCGGCCGCTGCGCACCTTCCTGCCGGTCCTGCTCATCCTCGCCCTGGCCGTTGCCGGCACCGCCTGTACGAGCAGCGGCGACCAGCCCCGGGTAGTCGTGACGACCAACATCCTGGGCGACATCACCCAGGAGATCGTCGGTGACGGGGCCGAAGTGACGGTGCTGATGCAGCCGAACGCCGACCCGCATTCCTTCGGCCTGTCGGCCGTGCAGGCCGCTGAGCTGGAGCGGGCCGACCTGGTGATCTTCAACGGGCTGGGGCTGGAGGAGAACGTACTGCGGCACGTGGAGGCTGCCCGCGAGGCAGGGGTAGCCACCTTCGAGGCCGGCAAGGCGGTGGACCCGCTCACCTTCCAGGCCCACGACGACGGCGGACCCGAGGAGGAGACCGGGCAGCCCGACCCGCACTTCTGGACCGACCCCGACCGCGTACGCAAGGCCGCCGACCTGATCGCCGACCAGGTGGTCGAGCACGTGGACGGCGTCGACGAGACGGCCGTCCGCGACAACGCCGACCGTTACGACGACCAACTCGCCGACCTCACCACCTGGATGGAGAAATCCCTCGACCGCATACCTGAACAGCGGCGCGCGTTGGTGACCAACCACCACGTCTTCGGCTACCTCGCCGAACGCTTCGACTTCCGGGTGGTGGGCGCGGTGATCCCGAGCGGTACGACGCTGGCCTCGCCCAGCTCCTCCGACCTGCGCTCACTCACCCAGGCGATGCGGAAGGCAGGCGTGCAAACCGTGTTCGCGGACTCCTCCCAGCCCAAGCGGCTGGCCGAGGTGCTGCGCACAGAGATGGACGGTCAAGTGCGCGTCGTCGAGCTCTACTCCGAATCGCTGACCGAGAAGGGCAAGGGCGCCGGCACCTACCTGCAGATGATGCGCGCCAACACCACCGCCATGACCGACGGCCTGACCGGCGCCTGA